The Niallia alba genome includes a window with the following:
- a CDS encoding cold-shock protein, whose amino-acid sequence MKNGKVKWFNAEKGFGFIEAEDGNDVFVHYSAIQVEGFKSLEEGQGVSFEVVEGARGPQAANVTKI is encoded by the coding sequence ATGAAAAACGGTAAAGTAAAATGGTTTAACGCAGAAAAAGGTTTTGGATTTATTGAAGCTGAAGATGGAAATGATGTATTTGTACACTATTCAGCGATTCAAGTGGAAGGCTTTAAATCTTTAGAAGAAGGCCAAGGCGTTTCATTTGAAGTAGTAGAAGGTGCACGTGGCCCACAAGCTGCTAACGTTACTAAAATATAA
- a CDS encoding exonuclease SbcCD subunit D, whose translation MKFIHTADWHLGKLVHGLYMTEDQRFMLQQFMELVEKEKPDAVIIAGDLYDRSIPPTDAVNLLDDVLYFINVELNTPILAISGNHDSAERLSFGSSWYQKNRFYLNGKIENSFTPVSLGGVNFYLVPYCEPVVVRKLLADDTILNHHEAMKAIIGKIEDNLNTNEPNVLIGHSFVLGGKTTDSERSLSVGGSGCVGAELFAPFSYTALGHLHSPNAIHHETVKYSGSLMKYSFSEAKQNKSVSIIEIDEKGSFTQKYHALTPQKDMRELEGHLEELLDVAYYQHQKVDDYLKITLLDEGAILDPIQKLRQVYPNVLHLERKIENRDRKEKSLLQVQKDAQKNELELFASFYEEMTTASFTEEKKDWMESVINKVLRAEGAK comes from the coding sequence GTGAAATTTATTCATACAGCAGATTGGCATTTAGGAAAATTAGTTCATGGATTATACATGACAGAGGATCAACGATTTATGCTTCAACAATTTATGGAGCTAGTAGAAAAGGAAAAGCCTGATGCTGTCATTATAGCAGGTGACTTATACGATCGCTCCATTCCGCCAACTGATGCAGTTAATTTACTTGATGATGTTTTATATTTTATCAATGTGGAATTAAATACACCGATTCTTGCTATCTCAGGAAATCACGATAGCGCAGAGCGGTTATCTTTTGGTAGCTCATGGTATCAGAAAAATCGCTTTTATTTAAATGGAAAAATCGAAAACAGTTTTACTCCCGTTTCATTGGGTGGAGTGAATTTTTACTTAGTACCGTACTGCGAACCAGTTGTAGTACGAAAATTATTAGCGGATGATACGATACTTAATCATCATGAAGCAATGAAAGCGATAATTGGAAAGATTGAAGATAATTTAAATACAAATGAACCGAATGTGCTGATTGGTCATAGTTTTGTACTTGGTGGTAAAACAACAGATTCCGAGAGAAGTTTATCTGTAGGGGGATCAGGTTGTGTTGGTGCGGAACTATTTGCTCCATTCTCTTATACTGCGCTTGGGCATTTGCATAGTCCAAATGCTATTCATCATGAAACTGTAAAGTATTCTGGCTCGTTAATGAAATATTCTTTTTCGGAAGCAAAACAAAATAAATCTGTATCTATTATAGAAATAGATGAAAAAGGAAGTTTCACGCAAAAGTATCATGCACTTACTCCGCAAAAAGATATGCGAGAGCTAGAGGGACATTTAGAAGAATTATTAGATGTTGCTTATTATCAGCATCAAAAAGTGGATGATTATTTAAAAATTACATTGCTTGATGAAGGGGCGATTTTAGATCCCATTCAAAAATTGCGTCAAGTGTATCCTAATGTTCTGCACTTAGAACGAAAAATAGAAAATAGAGATCGTAAAGAAAAGTCGCTGCTACAGGTACAAAAAGATGCTCAGAAAAATGAACTGGAGTTATTTGCATCATTCTATGAAGAAATGACAACAGCTTCTTTTACGGAGGAGAAAAAAGACTGGATGGAAAGTGTTATTAACAAAGTTCTAAGAGCGGAGGGTGCTAAATGA
- a CDS encoding AAA family ATPase yields MRPLKLTMQAFGPYAHKEVIDFTVLGNRTMFVISGKTGSGKTTIFDGISYAIYGKASGEDRNGPELRSQFADDSLLTEVSFEFKLKEKRFLITRSPQQEKKKARGEGFTTIGAKAELFTFNEDGEELLVASSIRDVDEKVKEIMQIDSNQFRQILMIPQGEFRKLLTSDSKEKENILQRLFHTEMYKRIEDKLRDQAQGLKKDVEQKVLLRNNALSKIDAVFQDDLIALMEAGSDNDVAILPLLEQEIGLMGEEVNKLQTMLDQKNKERDVIRQHLYEAELIIKQMKLKEELSIRLKELDEQKKDYSKIEKKIELAQKAALLAQQEEICHHLKKQIDGKQVEEKTIRSSLENIQAKLVKAEQLYTQELARDEERKHLANYLADLKNMEKDVLQYAEVEGQLLKLKRDMENLASKQGILQVQRKEKESTIQRYKERIKQLDSMKELLVSNKDKIRNLQSILERINDYLEVSQRVIKRKADADSKEKQLEIIVRRFEDAKALVEELENKWLTNQSYILARTLKVDEACPVCGSVHHPNPATTITQHQDISEEDRKSAKNDLSAIEKEKMKTETAWVEANTQWKLLNEDAQMKLQKVVDIYPSFIVEDGEIVANTIQNELQDISLEQRKLVEQTAEMEKMKQSLLEVEDQHQDVQAQLEKIAGEIQETTIQYTEQNTMLKNMKNTIPTDLREISQYKKMCKDTSLQLEKLEAQFVKAQEKVQRTKEDWQKESVRLESIEKQIIQLSENLQAEREIFLNRMTQQGFATYRSYAESKVPDKEVEQLKAAVQSYREECRSVSDRLKDLEEALKDITVPNMDELQNKLTIIVEEVNKFQQEHTNMLIKQKDNKAIYNQVVQINQQVKELENQYNLVGHLSDIARGQNAQRITFERYVLASFLDEILLQANSRLNKMTSGRYQLVRKSDRSKGNVQSGLELLVFDQYTGQERHVKTLSGGESFKAALSLALGLCDVVQNFAGGISLETMFIDEGFGTLDPESLDQAIETLMDIQSSGRLVGVISHVPELKDRMEVRLEVIAGQTGSTTRFEYLH; encoded by the coding sequence ATGAGACCTTTAAAACTTACGATGCAGGCATTTGGCCCTTATGCTCATAAGGAAGTAATTGATTTTACTGTTTTAGGAAATCGAACGATGTTTGTCATTTCAGGGAAAACTGGTTCCGGGAAAACAACTATTTTTGACGGGATAAGCTATGCCATTTATGGGAAAGCAAGCGGAGAAGACCGAAATGGGCCAGAATTACGCAGTCAGTTTGCTGATGATTCTTTGCTAACAGAAGTTAGTTTTGAATTTAAACTAAAAGAAAAACGATTTTTAATCACACGCTCTCCTCAGCAAGAGAAGAAGAAGGCGAGGGGAGAAGGGTTTACTACAATTGGAGCAAAAGCCGAGCTATTTACGTTTAATGAAGATGGAGAGGAGTTACTAGTTGCCTCTTCCATTCGTGATGTGGACGAAAAAGTAAAAGAAATAATGCAGATTGACAGTAATCAGTTTCGGCAAATACTGATGATTCCACAAGGGGAATTTCGCAAATTACTGACTTCAGATAGCAAAGAAAAAGAAAATATCTTGCAGCGGTTATTTCATACCGAAATGTATAAGCGCATAGAAGATAAATTAAGGGACCAAGCACAGGGGCTAAAAAAAGATGTTGAGCAAAAGGTTTTGCTGCGCAATAATGCCTTATCTAAAATAGATGCTGTTTTCCAAGATGACTTAATAGCTTTGATGGAAGCAGGAAGTGACAACGATGTGGCAATTCTTCCTCTATTAGAACAAGAAATAGGACTAATGGGAGAAGAAGTAAATAAATTACAAACGATGCTTGATCAAAAAAATAAAGAACGAGATGTTATTAGACAGCATTTATATGAAGCTGAATTAATTATAAAACAAATGAAGCTAAAAGAAGAGCTTTCCATACGTTTAAAAGAATTGGATGAACAAAAAAAGGATTATTCCAAAATAGAAAAGAAAATAGAGTTGGCTCAAAAAGCAGCTCTTCTAGCCCAGCAAGAAGAAATTTGCCACCATTTAAAAAAACAAATCGATGGTAAGCAGGTAGAAGAAAAGACCATTCGATCCTCGTTAGAAAATATTCAGGCAAAACTTGTCAAAGCAGAACAGCTATATACCCAGGAATTAGCGAGGGATGAGGAACGCAAACATTTGGCTAATTATCTTGCTGATTTAAAAAATATGGAAAAGGATGTCCTGCAATACGCAGAAGTCGAAGGGCAACTTTTAAAATTAAAAAGAGACATGGAAAACCTTGCTTCTAAACAAGGAATACTCCAAGTACAGCGAAAAGAGAAAGAGTCTACGATTCAAAGATATAAAGAACGGATCAAACAATTAGACAGCATGAAAGAATTGCTGGTTAGTAATAAAGATAAAATTCGCAATCTGCAATCTATATTAGAACGTATTAATGACTATTTAGAAGTGTCCCAGCGTGTAATAAAACGTAAGGCTGATGCAGATTCGAAGGAAAAACAGCTAGAAATTATCGTAAGAAGATTTGAAGATGCAAAAGCATTAGTAGAAGAGCTAGAGAATAAATGGCTTACTAATCAATCATATATTTTAGCAAGGACTTTAAAGGTGGATGAAGCTTGTCCAGTATGTGGGAGCGTACATCACCCTAACCCTGCAACAACTATTACACAGCATCAAGATATCTCTGAAGAAGACCGAAAAAGCGCGAAAAATGATTTGTCAGCAATAGAAAAGGAAAAAATGAAAACTGAAACGGCTTGGGTAGAAGCAAATACCCAATGGAAATTGCTAAATGAAGATGCGCAAATGAAGCTGCAAAAAGTTGTAGATATTTATCCTTCCTTTATAGTGGAGGATGGAGAAATAGTAGCCAATACAATCCAAAACGAGCTCCAGGATATCAGCCTTGAACAAAGGAAATTAGTGGAACAAACAGCGGAAATGGAAAAAATGAAGCAATCTTTATTAGAGGTGGAAGATCAACATCAAGATGTACAAGCACAGCTTGAGAAAATAGCAGGAGAAATCCAAGAAACTACCATTCAATATACAGAGCAAAACACAATGCTAAAAAATATGAAAAATACAATTCCTACCGATTTACGGGAAATATCTCAGTATAAAAAAATGTGTAAGGACACCTCGTTACAATTAGAGAAATTGGAGGCACAATTTGTAAAAGCGCAGGAAAAGGTTCAGCGCACAAAAGAAGACTGGCAAAAAGAGTCGGTTCGATTAGAAAGTATTGAAAAACAGATAATACAGTTATCCGAAAATTTACAGGCGGAAAGAGAGATTTTCTTAAACAGAATGACACAACAAGGTTTTGCAACGTATCGCTCTTATGCGGAAAGTAAAGTACCTGATAAAGAAGTGGAACAGCTGAAAGCAGCGGTACAGTCTTATCGCGAAGAGTGTCGTTCCGTTTCTGATCGATTAAAAGATTTGGAAGAGGCGCTTAAAGATATAACCGTACCAAATATGGATGAGTTACAAAACAAGTTAACCATAATAGTGGAAGAAGTAAATAAATTTCAGCAAGAACATACGAATATGCTAATAAAACAAAAAGACAATAAAGCGATATATAATCAAGTTGTACAAATAAATCAACAGGTAAAAGAACTAGAAAATCAATATAATCTAGTTGGCCATTTATCCGATATAGCAAGAGGTCAAAATGCGCAGCGAATTACATTTGAACGTTATGTATTGGCATCTTTCTTAGATGAAATATTGCTGCAGGCGAACAGTAGACTTAATAAAATGACAAGTGGCCGCTATCAGCTTGTCCGAAAGAGTGATCGCTCAAAAGGAAATGTCCAAAGTGGCTTAGAATTACTTGTATTTGATCAGTACACAGGCCAAGAAAGACATGTTAAAACTTTGTCAGGTGGGGAAAGTTTTAAGGCAGCATTATCGTTGGCTTTAGGACTTTGTGATGTCGTGCAAAATTTTGCCGGGGGAATTTCACTTGAAACAATGTTTATCGATGAAGGATTTGGCACACTAGATCCGGAATCATTGGATCAAGCAATTGAAACACTTATGGATATTCAAAGCTCAGGAAGACTGGTCGGCGTTATTTCCCATGTACCTGAATTGAAAGATAGAATGGAAGTAAGACTAGAGGTGATCGCTGGACAAACAGGAAGTACTACTCGATTTGAATATTTACATTAA
- a CDS encoding M15 family metallopeptidase: MRKKRKKRGRTIFIILIFFFILLLYWKLNQPDYSKVPMPTGLNPVVEENKDILVKKAGDIGIRVVITEDFRSVEEQDRLYEQGRTREGSVVTNAKGGESYHNYGLAIDFALLDINGAVIWDMKYDGNGNGKTDWSEVVEIAKELGFQWGGDWTNFKDYPHFQMDFGLSIEDLQRGKRP, translated from the coding sequence TTGAGAAAAAAAAGAAAGAAACGTGGAAGAACGATATTTATTATATTGATTTTTTTCTTCATTCTTCTATTATATTGGAAATTAAATCAACCTGACTATAGTAAGGTGCCTATGCCTACAGGCTTAAATCCAGTTGTAGAGGAGAATAAAGATATTCTTGTCAAAAAAGCAGGAGATATTGGAATTCGGGTAGTAATTACCGAGGACTTCAGAAGTGTAGAAGAACAAGACCGTCTATATGAACAAGGTAGAACGAGAGAAGGTTCTGTTGTTACCAATGCAAAGGGTGGGGAATCGTATCATAATTATGGACTTGCTATTGATTTTGCCCTTTTGGATATTAACGGAGCAGTTATTTGGGATATGAAATATGATGGGAATGGAAATGGCAAAACTGATTGGTCTGAAGTAGTAGAAATAGCAAAAGAGCTAGGCTTTCAATGGGGAGGAGACTGGACTAACTTTAAAGATTACCCACACTTTCAAATGGATTTTGGCTTGTCCATTGAAGACTTACAAAGAGGCAAAAGACCTTGA
- a CDS encoding M42 family metallopeptidase: protein MIHIDQKEYIALLEQLLNVTSPSGNTESIIQLLEKYLQEANISTYRNNKGGLIATIPGKTTDKQRMLTAHVDTLGAMVKEVKSNGRLRLDLIGGFTYNSIEGENCIIETTSGKTYTGTILLHQTSVHVYKDARTAERNQANMEVRIDEIVKTKEDVKNLGISVGDFVSFYPRVEITPSGFIKSRHLDDKASAAILLLLMKTIKESNVELPYTTNFLFSNNEEIGYGGNSNIPVETVEYLAVDMGAMGDGQSTDEYTVSICVKDSSGPYHYALRKHLVQLADKHEVPYQLDIYPYYGSDASAAIRSGHDIKHALIGPGIDSSHAYERTHFTSIEATGKLIYHYLLSQLV from the coding sequence TTGATACATATTGATCAAAAAGAGTATATCGCTTTATTAGAGCAGTTATTAAATGTTACAAGTCCATCAGGAAATACAGAATCAATCATTCAATTATTGGAGAAATATTTACAGGAAGCCAATATTTCAACCTATCGAAATAATAAAGGAGGATTGATTGCAACTATCCCTGGCAAAACAACGGACAAACAGCGTATGCTTACTGCTCACGTTGATACACTTGGTGCCATGGTCAAAGAAGTCAAATCGAACGGAAGACTTCGCTTAGATTTAATTGGCGGTTTTACATATAACAGTATTGAAGGAGAAAATTGTATCATTGAAACGACTTCTGGAAAGACGTATACCGGAACCATTCTCCTTCATCAAACTTCTGTACATGTCTATAAAGATGCTAGAACAGCAGAGCGTAATCAAGCCAATATGGAAGTCAGAATTGATGAAATCGTTAAAACCAAAGAAGATGTGAAAAATTTAGGTATTTCAGTTGGTGACTTTGTTTCTTTTTACCCACGGGTAGAAATAACTCCGTCTGGATTTATTAAATCCAGGCATTTAGATGATAAAGCAAGTGCAGCCATTCTTTTATTATTGATGAAAACAATAAAAGAAAGTAACGTCGAACTACCATATACAACTAACTTCCTCTTTTCTAATAATGAGGAGATTGGTTATGGTGGAAATTCAAATATTCCAGTAGAAACAGTGGAGTATTTGGCTGTAGATATGGGGGCAATGGGAGATGGCCAATCAACTGACGAGTATACAGTGTCCATCTGTGTAAAGGATTCGAGCGGTCCTTATCACTATGCTTTAAGAAAACACCTTGTTCAATTAGCAGATAAGCATGAGGTTCCCTACCAGCTAGATATCTACCCGTACTATGGATCTGATGCCTCTGCTGCAATCCGGTCTGGTCATGATATTAAACATGCGTTAATCGGACCTGGAATTGATTCTTCTCATGCCTATGAACGCACTCATTTTACTTCTATTGAGGCAACAGGGAAATTAATTTATCATTATTTATTAAGTCAATTGGTTTAA
- a CDS encoding LTA synthase family protein, protein MKTYIGYKVEFSIGVQGPMQEFLLFINPLSSALLFIGLALFVKGKLQPVYITINTALMSALLYANIVYYRFFTDFITVPVMMQVKVNGGQLSDSILSLLKPYDILYFLDVIILIVLLATKAYKPTIQKNRRAAKSVFALAILTFVINLGLAEADRPQLLSRSFDRNYLVKYLGAYNFTVYDIVQNARSESQRALADSSDITEVQNFISANYAEPNDKYFGVAEGKNVIYVSLESLQSFIINYKLDGQEVTPFLNSLLKDENTFYFDNFFHQTGQGKTSDAEFMMENSLYGMSQGAVFVNKAQNTLQSAPAILKGKGYTSAAFHGNYKTFWNRNEMYKTIGYDYFFDAEYYDMSEENTKNYGMKDIPFFEQSMPLLEGLKQPFYTKFITLSNHHPFEMDEGDTDFPAGDFGDNAVNHYFQSANYLDESIRLFFEELKESGLYDNTVIVMYGDHYGISENHNKAMAQVLGVDEITPFMNTQLQRVPLFIHVPGVEGNVVSEFGGEVDVMPTLMHLLGIDTKDYLQVGSDLLSEQHRETVPFRNGDFVSPTLTKIGDNYYNADGELVDAEQGKEQAEAAAAELQASDSIVMKDLLRFHKPNGFTPINRDDYHYLKGSTTTTNTEESVEE, encoded by the coding sequence ATGAAAACGTATATTGGATATAAGGTAGAGTTTAGCATTGGAGTACAAGGACCAATGCAGGAATTTCTATTATTTATTAATCCATTGAGCTCCGCACTGCTCTTTATCGGACTTGCTCTATTTGTTAAAGGAAAATTACAACCTGTTTATATTACGATAAACACAGCGTTGATGTCAGCATTGCTTTATGCAAACATCGTATACTATCGATTCTTTACTGACTTTATAACAGTTCCAGTAATGATGCAGGTAAAAGTAAATGGTGGACAATTGAGTGACAGTATTTTATCACTTCTAAAACCATATGATATTCTTTATTTCCTAGATGTTATTATTTTGATTGTTTTATTAGCTACAAAAGCATATAAACCTACTATACAAAAAAATAGAAGAGCAGCAAAATCTGTTTTTGCATTAGCTATTTTAACATTTGTTATTAATTTAGGATTAGCAGAGGCAGATCGTCCTCAGTTATTAAGTAGATCTTTCGATAGAAATTATTTAGTGAAATATTTAGGTGCTTATAACTTTACTGTATATGATATTGTGCAAAACGCTAGATCTGAAAGTCAGAGAGCGTTGGCAGACAGCAGTGATATTACCGAGGTGCAAAATTTTATTAGTGCCAATTATGCTGAGCCAAATGATAAATACTTTGGCGTTGCAGAAGGCAAGAACGTTATCTATGTATCCCTTGAATCATTGCAAAGCTTCATTATTAATTACAAGTTAGATGGGCAAGAAGTTACACCGTTTTTAAACTCTTTACTTAAAGATGAAAACACATTCTATTTTGATAATTTCTTTCACCAAACAGGACAAGGGAAAACATCTGATGCAGAATTTATGATGGAAAATTCCTTATATGGAATGTCTCAAGGAGCTGTTTTTGTAAATAAAGCACAAAATACATTACAATCAGCACCAGCCATCCTAAAAGGAAAAGGCTATACTTCTGCTGCCTTCCATGGTAATTATAAAACCTTCTGGAATCGTAATGAAATGTATAAAACGATTGGATACGATTATTTCTTTGATGCAGAGTATTATGATATGTCCGAAGAAAATACGAAAAACTATGGAATGAAAGATATTCCTTTCTTTGAGCAAAGCATGCCTTTATTAGAAGGGTTAAAGCAACCATTCTATACAAAATTCATTACTTTATCTAACCACCATCCATTCGAAATGGATGAAGGCGATACAGACTTCCCAGCAGGTGACTTTGGCGATAATGCGGTAAACCACTATTTCCAATCTGCTAATTATTTAGACGAATCAATCCGTTTATTCTTTGAAGAGTTAAAAGAATCTGGATTATATGATAATACAGTGATCGTTATGTATGGGGACCATTATGGTATTTCTGAAAACCATAATAAAGCTATGGCACAAGTACTTGGTGTCGATGAAATAACACCATTTATGAATACACAGCTTCAACGTGTTCCATTGTTTATTCATGTGCCAGGTGTAGAAGGAAATGTAGTAAGCGAATTTGGTGGCGAAGTAGATGTAATGCCAACATTAATGCACCTTCTAGGTATTGATACAAAAGATTATTTACAAGTTGGTTCTGATTTGCTGTCTGAGCAACACCGTGAAACAGTTCCATTTAGAAATGGAGACTTCGTTTCTCCAACACTCACAAAAATTGGTGATAACTATTATAATGCAGATGGTGAGTTAGTCGATGCTGAACAAGGCAAAGAACAAGCAGAAGCAGCTGCTGCGGAATTACAAGCTTCTGATAGTATTGTGATGAAAGATTTACTGAGATTCCATAAACCAAATGGATTCACTCCGATCAATCGCGATGATTATCACTATTTAAAAGGTTCAACAACAACAACTAATACAGAAGAATCAGTAGAAGAATAA
- a CDS encoding MFS transporter, whose product MMESEQTNSENERLSIKNGIYTTLILNISNNYFPLFAISVLGATNYQVGLISSLPQFIGMFAMIIGSIIINRLQEKKMFTVYSFFVARLFLVGIALVVFIPDKYQAIVFIVLVGLMNFPFSFANLSWQAFIGDIIQEDRRSGFFSTRNKMMTIIGMVSTFFIGIFLQFFDKSNPTPYVVLYLLAFAFGLLELHYLKQHAEPKKKVVIKEKTSLFGIAVFKNKPFLYFIISALFFNFAWQMCWILFSIYQIKFAGATGLWISLFAVANSIGQIVSFKWWARMSDKHSNAKMLILVSIGMAVAPWMTLVSTNLVFLVITNIFAGLFVSGTVLLLFNQLLDVTTEDNRSICISNYNILLAFIAFIAPQFGVYLLETTNIYTAMNISGFLRAFSGVFFFFLYLYLKRREGVTFKRKMAKI is encoded by the coding sequence ATGATGGAGTCAGAACAGACAAATTCAGAAAATGAGAGGCTTAGCATCAAGAATGGAATTTACACAACGCTTATATTAAATATCTCTAATAACTATTTTCCCCTTTTTGCGATAAGTGTTTTAGGGGCAACCAATTATCAAGTAGGATTAATTAGCTCACTTCCACAGTTTATTGGAATGTTCGCAATGATCATTGGTTCTATTATCATTAATCGGCTTCAGGAGAAAAAGATGTTTACCGTGTATTCTTTTTTCGTTGCAAGGCTTTTTTTAGTTGGTATTGCTTTAGTCGTATTTATACCTGATAAATATCAAGCAATCGTTTTTATTGTTTTGGTCGGACTTATGAATTTTCCTTTTTCCTTTGCAAATTTAAGTTGGCAGGCATTCATTGGAGATATTATTCAAGAAGATAGAAGAAGTGGATTTTTTAGCACGAGAAATAAAATGATGACCATAATTGGCATGGTTTCGACTTTCTTTATTGGTATATTTCTGCAATTTTTTGACAAATCTAATCCGACACCTTATGTCGTTTTATACTTATTAGCTTTTGCGTTTGGCTTGTTAGAATTACATTATTTAAAACAGCATGCGGAGCCAAAAAAGAAAGTAGTTATAAAAGAAAAAACATCGTTATTTGGAATAGCTGTTTTTAAAAATAAACCATTTTTATACTTCATCATAAGTGCGCTGTTTTTTAATTTTGCATGGCAAATGTGCTGGATATTGTTTAGTATCTATCAAATAAAATTTGCTGGAGCAACAGGGCTATGGATCAGTTTATTTGCAGTTGCTAATTCGATTGGTCAAATCGTAAGTTTTAAATGGTGGGCAAGAATGTCGGATAAGCATTCAAATGCAAAAATGCTTATTTTAGTGTCTATCGGAATGGCGGTTGCTCCATGGATGACACTGGTTTCCACAAATCTTGTTTTTCTTGTAATTACAAATATATTTGCTGGTTTATTTGTATCTGGAACGGTCTTGTTACTGTTTAATCAGCTGTTGGATGTGACGACAGAAGATAACCGCAGCATCTGTATTTCCAACTATAATATACTACTTGCTTTCATTGCGTTTATCGCACCTCAATTTGGTGTTTATCTCTTAGAAACAACGAATATATATACTGCAATGAATATTTCAGGTTTTTTAAGAGCTTTTAGCGGTGTATTCTTCTTTTTTCTTTATTTATATTTAAAAAGAAGAGAAGGAGTTACGTTCAAGCGAAAAATGGCAAAAATATAA